A genome region from Deinococcus depolymerans includes the following:
- a CDS encoding S41 family peptidase, with protein MNAKRLTTVGVALSATAAVAYAQLGGYTQANLSSTATGKTFLQVINDLNRLYLYPVDQEKLLRGAITGAVGSLNDEFTYYSQPEDNAIDAENLNGEFYGIGVQLVAANPDGTGGKIDNVFRTGAASTAGVQIGDVFVKIDDKDVTSAKLNEIVRLVRGQKGTAVNVTFARDGKPYTVRMERQPVTIVSVEQTVLPGNIGYIALNTFYNEKASEQFNAAVADMKKKNVSGLILDLRDNGGGLLSAGHDVADQFLQSGPIVSLRDRNKRVQVYGGNATNRASDYTGKLMVLVNKNSASASEVVSGALQDTGRATIIGEQTFGKGVAQIPETLPDGGKIAIVANEWLTPKGRQIHKKGITPDVVVKDTRYTTPPNLTGSGVTPGAKITLTIEGKPVTITADKDGKFSYTGEIKRPSRSAAQGEAVVDLQTDAILKKAVELLGK; from the coding sequence GTGAACGCCAAACGCCTGACCACCGTCGGGGTTGCCCTGTCCGCCACCGCCGCTGTCGCCTACGCGCAGCTCGGCGGGTACACCCAGGCGAACCTCAGCAGCACCGCCACCGGCAAGACCTTCTTGCAGGTCATCAACGACCTGAACCGCCTGTACCTGTACCCGGTCGACCAGGAAAAACTGCTGCGTGGCGCCATCACCGGCGCGGTCGGCAGCCTGAACGACGAGTTCACGTACTACAGCCAGCCCGAGGACAACGCCATCGACGCCGAGAACCTCAACGGCGAGTTCTACGGCATCGGCGTGCAGCTCGTCGCGGCCAACCCCGACGGGACCGGCGGCAAGATCGACAACGTCTTCCGGACCGGCGCGGCCAGCACGGCCGGCGTGCAGATCGGCGACGTGTTCGTGAAGATCGACGACAAGGACGTCACCAGCGCCAAACTGAACGAGATCGTGCGCCTCGTGCGCGGCCAGAAGGGCACCGCCGTGAACGTCACCTTCGCCCGCGACGGCAAACCCTACACCGTCCGGATGGAACGCCAGCCCGTCACGATCGTCAGCGTCGAACAGACCGTCCTGCCCGGCAACATCGGCTACATCGCCCTGAACACCTTCTACAACGAGAAGGCCAGCGAGCAGTTCAACGCCGCCGTCGCCGACATGAAAAAGAAGAACGTCAGCGGCCTGATCCTCGACCTGCGCGACAACGGCGGCGGCCTCCTGAGCGCCGGACACGACGTCGCCGACCAGTTCCTGCAGAGTGGCCCCATCGTCAGCCTGCGGGACCGCAACAAACGGGTCCAGGTGTACGGCGGGAACGCCACCAACAGGGCCAGCGACTACACCGGCAAACTGATGGTGCTGGTGAACAAGAACAGCGCCAGCGCCAGCGAGGTCGTCTCCGGCGCGCTGCAGGACACGGGCCGCGCCACCATCATCGGTGAGCAGACCTTCGGCAAGGGCGTCGCCCAGATTCCCGAAACGCTGCCCGACGGTGGCAAGATCGCCATCGTCGCCAACGAGTGGCTGACGCCCAAGGGCCGACAGATCCACAAGAAGGGCATCACGCCCGACGTGGTCGTCAAGGACACCCGCTACACCACCCCGCCCAACCTGACCGGCAGCGGCGTCACGCCCGGCGCGAAGATCACCCTGACCATCGAGGGCAAACCCGTGACCATCACCGCCGACAAGGACGGAAAGTTCAGCTACACCGGCGAGATCAAGCGCCCCAGCCGCAGCGCCGCGCAGGGCGAGGCCGTCGTGGACCTCCAGACCGACGCCATCCTGAAAAAGGCCGTCGAACTGCTCGGCAAGTAA